The genomic DNA GCGCATCAGCGACCAGGCCCTGGTGGCCCCTCCCGCCATCTCCGCCGAGCTCGAGGCGCTGCTGCTGCGCTGCCGCTCGCGGGACGGGCTGGCCGAGGGGCTCGGCGCCTCCGCCACGACGCGCTACCGCACCGGGGTGACGGCGCTGCTGGTGGGCCCCTCCGGCACGGGCAAGACGCTGGCGGCGGGCTGGCTCGCCACGCGGCTGGGCATGCCGCTGTACCGGGTGGACCTGGCCAGCGTGACGAGCAAGTACATCGGCGAGACGGAGAAGAACCTCGCCCAGCTCTTCGCACGCGCCGAGCACGCCGAGGTAATGCTCCTGTTCGACGAGGCGGACTCGCTCTTCGGCCGGCGCACGGACATCCGGGACTCCAACGACCGCTTCGCCAACGCGCAGACCAACTACCTGCTCCAGCGCATCGAGTCCTTCGATGGGGTGGCGCTCCTGACGAGCAACAGCAAGGGCCGGTTCGATCCGGCCTTCATGCGCCGGCTGGACGCGATCATCGAGTTCCCCATGCCGGGGCCGGAGGAGCGGCGCGCGCTCTGGCTGTCACACCTGGGCGAGGGGCACCAGGTGGCACCCAAGGACCTGAACCGGCTGGCCGCCATGGCGGAGCTGAGCGGCGGGCACATCCGCAACGCCGTGCTGCTCGCGGCGGTGCTGGCACGCGGGGAGGGACGGCCCATCGAATACGCCGATCTCTTGAGGGGCTTCGCGAGCGAATACAGGAAGCTGGGGCGGCACGTTCCAACGGAGCTGCGCCCGGGCGGCAACTGAAGACGAGAGGGACGACGGATGTCAGAGATCCTGCAGGATGCCGGCGGTACCACCACGAGGCCGCCCGCCATCATCGAGGGCGAGCGCGCCCATGCCCATGTGATTCCCGCCACGGATGACGGCTCGAGCGGCCCGATCGAGGTGGGCTTCCCCGTCAACTTCTTCGGGAAGTTCTACACGCACCTCTTCATCAACACGAACGGCAACGTCACCTTCGGGGAGCCCCTGTACAAGTACATGCCCGCCGGGCTGGAGGTGAAGTCCGGGCTGCCACCCATCATCGCTCCCTTCCTGGCGGACGTGGATACGCGAGCCAAGGATTCGGGGCGCATCGGGTACGGCACCGTGATGTTCGAGGGCCGCGTGGCCCTCTGCGTGAACTGGCTCTCCGTCGGCTACCACCGGGAGCGTACCGACAAGCTCAACAGCTTCCAGCTCCTGTTGGTGGACCGGGGTGACGCGGGGCTGGGCGATTTCGACATCGTCATGAACTACGACCGCCTGGAGTGGGAGTCCGGAAGCTCCACCCGAGGGACGGGAGGCCTGGGAGGGCGGACCGCGGCGGCGGGCCTCTCGGCGGGAACGGGCGATGAGCATACCTTCTTCGAGTTCCCCGGCTCCCACACCCCCGGCGCGCTGCTCGACACCCATGCGGATGGACTGTCCAACACGAGCACGAACAGCGCCGTCGAGGGACGCCACATCTTCCGGATGCGCAGGGGGAAACTCAACGTCCCGACGAAGCTGCGCGATGGCGCCCATCTCATGCCCCGCGCCGTGCGGCTGACGGATGGCCGGGTACTCGCCCTGGGCGAGTTCAATCGGGTAGCGGACGTGTTCGACCCTCGCAGTGACACCTGGACGTCCACGAAGCCCACCAACGCCAATCGCCGCCGGCATACGGCCACGTTGTTGCCGGATGGCCGTGTCCTGGTGACGGGCGGCGAGGACCAACCCAAGACCGCGGAGCTGTACAACCCGAAAGACAACGACTGGACGGCCATCGCCGACATGAGCGTGGGCCGCGTCGGGCACACGGCCACGTTGCTGGAGAGTGGAAAGGTCCTGGTGATCGGTGGCCAGGAGACCCAGAGCGACTCCTCCAAGAGGCACGCCTCCGCCGAGCTGTTCGATCCGAAGTCCGGGACCTGGACGGTCATCGCGAATGCCATGAACAGCCCCAGGAGCTGGCATACGGCCACCCTGCTGCCAGATGGGAACGTGCTGGTCACCGGTGGCGAGAACATCGACACCACCACCCATCAGACCTTCAACCTGGCCTCGGTCGAGCTGTACGACGCGAAGCTCGGGACCTGGACGCTCGTCGGCGACATGAGCACCGCCCGGCGCGCGCACACCGCCACGCTGCTGAAGTCGGGACAGGTGCTGGTCGTCGGCGGCAAGAACGCCACCTCCACCGCCTCGTACGGCTCGGCCGAGCTGTACGACCGCGAGAACAAGGTCTGGACGGCCACGGGCGGCATGGAGCTCCAGCGCTGCAACCACACCGCCACCCTGCTGGATTCCGGCCACGTGCTCGTCACCGGCGGCTACCACGCGGGCGGCGACCTGGGAGGCATCCGCAACGCGGTCGAGCTGTACGACCCCGTCACCCGGAAATGGAGCACCACCGTCCCCATGGGCGCGGATCGCGAGTTCCACGACGTGGCCCTGCTGACGGATGGCCGGTTGTTGATCGTGGGTGGTTCGAGCAACATCGGAAAGGGAACGTACGAGCTCTACTACCACCCGCTCATCAGGAGGCAGGAACCGCATCGTGGGGGATGCTGTTCGTAGAGCCACCGCACACCAGAAGGCGTACGAGCCATGTCACGGACGTTCGAACCGAGGAAGCGGAAGGCCGAGCCCGAGGAGCTCCAGGAGCGCCTCCAGCATCGTGCCGAAGCCGCCCAGCAGGAGGTGGCTTCGACGTCCGAGACCGGAACGGTGGGACCCACCAGCTCGCTGCCGCTCTTCCTGGGTGGCCAGCCGCGGGAGTCCTCCGTCCCGCTCTTCCTCGGCGGTGGGCCCCGGGAGTCCTCCGTCCCGCTCTTCCTGCGTGGCTCCGTTTCCACGCCCACCCCACCGGCTCCCGTTCCGCTCGAGGAACAAGCACCCTCGGAGGAACAGGAACCCTCGGAGGAACAGGCACCTTCGGAGGAATTGGAGCTCGAATCGGACGAGGCGCTCACCCCAGCCCCCGAGGCGCTCCCGCCACAGGCGGCAACGGGAGCGGACCTCGCCGCGCCGGAGGTCTCCACGGGCGAATCCCTCGAACCGGGCCCCGTGGTCTCCGGGACGGAGGGCCTCGCACAGGAGGGTGCGCCTTCCGGTGCCGTGGCCGGGGTGGAGAGCGAGCCCGCCGCCGAACCCGAAGCGGTGACGGACGAAG from Archangium lipolyticum includes the following:
- a CDS encoding Kelch repeat-containing protein translates to MSEILQDAGGTTTRPPAIIEGERAHAHVIPATDDGSSGPIEVGFPVNFFGKFYTHLFINTNGNVTFGEPLYKYMPAGLEVKSGLPPIIAPFLADVDTRAKDSGRIGYGTVMFEGRVALCVNWLSVGYHRERTDKLNSFQLLLVDRGDAGLGDFDIVMNYDRLEWESGSSTRGTGGLGGRTAAAGLSAGTGDEHTFFEFPGSHTPGALLDTHADGLSNTSTNSAVEGRHIFRMRRGKLNVPTKLRDGAHLMPRAVRLTDGRVLALGEFNRVADVFDPRSDTWTSTKPTNANRRRHTATLLPDGRVLVTGGEDQPKTAELYNPKDNDWTAIADMSVGRVGHTATLLESGKVLVIGGQETQSDSSKRHASAELFDPKSGTWTVIANAMNSPRSWHTATLLPDGNVLVTGGENIDTTTHQTFNLASVELYDAKLGTWTLVGDMSTARRAHTATLLKSGQVLVVGGKNATSTASYGSAELYDRENKVWTATGGMELQRCNHTATLLDSGHVLVTGGYHAGGDLGGIRNAVELYDPVTRKWSTTVPMGADREFHDVALLTDGRLLIVGGSSNIGKGTYELYYHPLIRRQEPHRGGCCS